A window from Citrus sinensis cultivar Valencia sweet orange chromosome 5, DVS_A1.0, whole genome shotgun sequence encodes these proteins:
- the LOC102614811 gene encoding peamaclein has protein sequence MKLALVTFLLVSLVVTSTFFEVSMAGSDFCDSKCAVRCSKAGREDRCLKYCGICCDKCHCVPSGTYGHKDECPCYRDLKNSKGKPKCP, from the exons ATGAAGCTGGCCTTGGTTACATTCCTTCTCGTTTCTCTTGTCGTCACCTCCACTTTCTTTGAGGTCTCGATGGCTGGTTCAG ATTTCTGCGACTCAAAGTGTGCGGTGAGGTGCTCAAAAGCAGGAAGGGAAGACAGGTGCCTGAAGTACTGTGGAATTTGCTGTGACAAGTGCCATTGTGTTCCATCTGGGACTTACGGGCACAAGGACGAGTGCCCTTGCTACAGGGACCTCAAGAACTCCAAGGGCAAACCTAAGTGTCCTTAA
- the LOC102615116 gene encoding uncharacterized protein LOC102615116: MERKQGFFSALKEEVVRGLSPGRSRPKSPARSASPMSSVMRRRRGRSSHHKRVAHPEPFIMRSGSLRPGEAALSPLKEGPDPDGTDGGDSRMEGRWAHWMRAPSVSGSACKRSDLRLLLGVLGAPLAPVHVSAAEPLPHLSIKDTPIESSSAQYILQQYTASSGGQKLQNSIHNAYAMGRVTMIASEFEKGNKVTRSRNSSKGAESGGFVLWQMNPDMWYVELALGDSKVHAGCNGKLVWRHTPWLGAHAAKGPVRPLRRALQGLDPRTTASMFINARCIGEKKINGEDCFILKLCADPSTLKARSEGPAEIIRHVLFGYFSQKTGLLVHLEDSHLTRIQNNGGDAVYWETTINSFLDDYRPVEGIMIAHSGRSIVTLFRFGDTAMSHTRTRMEEAWAIDEVAFNVPGLSVDCFIPPAELRFDSVGETCEFTQGQRVRSTVGTAADRTRVASLDMSRDIGVNNITWKANG, encoded by the exons ATGGAGAGGAAACAGGGCTTTTTTTCTGCGTTAAAGGAGGAAGTCGTCAGAGGGTTATCGCCGGGGAGGTCTAGACCCAAAAGTCCGGCGAGGAGTGCCTCTCCAATGTCTAGTGTAATGAGGCGAAGGAGAGGTCGGAGCAGCCACCACAAACGCGTTGCTCATCCTGAACCGTTTATTATGAGATCGGGGAGTCTCAGGCCGGGGGAGGCGGCTTTGTCTCCGTTAAAGGAAGGACCCGATCCGGACGGAACGGACGGCGGAGATTCGAGGATGGAAGGTAGATGGGCCCACTGGATGAGAGCTCCCTCAGTTTCGGGGTCCGCGTGTAAAAGGTCGGATCTAAGGTTGCTGCTTGGGGTCTTGGGTGCGCCGCTCGCTCCGGTACACGTTAGCGCCGCTGAGCCTTTGCCTCATCTTAGCATCAAAGACACTCCAATT GAAAGCTCATCTGCCCAATATATATTGCAGCAGTACACGGCATCATCGGGTGGGCAAAAGCTTCAGAACTCTATCCACAATGCTTATGCTATGGGAAGGGTTACAATGATAGCGTCTGAGTTTGAGAAGGGTAACAAGGTTACAAGGAGCAGGAATTCCTCCAAAGGTGCAGAGTCGGGTGGTTTTGTGCTGTGGCAAATGAATCCAGATATGTGGTATGTGGAGCTTGCACTTGGTGACAGCAAAGTTCATGCTGGTTGCAATGGGAAGCTTGTATGGAGACATACTCCTTGGCTTGGCGCACATGCTGCAAAAGGTCCTGTTAGACCTTTGCGCCGTGCCCTTCAG GGCCTTGACCCCAGGACAACTGCAAGCATGTTTATCAATGCAAGATGCATTGGGGAGAAGAAGATTAATGGAGAGGATTGTTTCATCCTCAAGTTATGTGCAGATCCTTCCACACTGAAGGCCAGGAGTGAAGGGCCAGCTGAGATCATAAGGCATGTATTGTTTGGTTACTTCAGTCAGAAAACGGGGCTCCTTGTCCACTTGGAAGATTCCCATTTGACCCGCATCCAGAACAATGGAGGcgatgcagtctactgggagACAACAATTAACTCATTCCTTGACGATTACCGGCCTGTTGAGGGAATTATGATTGCTCATTCAGGGCGTTCTATAGTTACTCTTTTCAGGTTTGGAGATACGGCAATGAGCCACACCAGGACTAGGATGGAAGAAGCATGGGCAATCGATGAAGTGGCTTTCAATGTCCCAGGCCTATCAGTAGACTGTTTCATTCCCCCTGCTGAATTAAGATTTGATTCTGTTGGTGAAACTTGTGAATTTACTCAAGGTCAGAGGGTTAGAAGCACAGTGGGTACAGCAGCAGATCGAACGAGAGTTGCTTCACTAGATATGTCTCGTGACATTGGTGTTAACAACATCACTTGGAAGGCAAATGGTTAG
- the LOC102615393 gene encoding uncharacterized protein LOC102615393 — MDSLTTKVEKNIPTNNKRTCANPCCFFCTMEEPNSSLRRAGVASFFKEMPLQDDQQHVLALSGLWNIAMTQPDDPLFPALGIFNCMSSLISKGVNNRDWLLRDQNIYIPYYAAHVIGSYTMNKVEFAEKAVKSGVIPPLMELLRGKISWVEQRVAVRALGHLASYDRTFDAVAVYEEEVVKLAMQLASTCLDVVYVNFVAVKDRKKRLKYHSDLLTRGVGGLEFENQKAEEWACQLQCWSLYLLNCFACKERSLDLICNKQEFLMDLCNMWGGLVNHNSPAGVGLIRILCYSKTGRKNIAECKQVIENLCNLSRSSDDWQYMGIDCLLFLLKDPDTRYKVIETAALFLIDLVELNSLLDRPKNLGEAITRALLLDYKLTEQKFKNKKVQKALEEIWELKVERRKREKMMMMSEEKVEEMRVLVGLIKQEAKHLFWLGEIEEAAMKYTEALGACPSRPKNERMVLYSNRAQCHLLLREPDAAISDATRALCLSNPPNSHCKSLWRRSQAYDMKGLGRESLMDCIMFINGCIRSETTSKRVKIPYYAARMISKHMNALWVFGGARSKILSSPVNNVQESYGENKSGIEEQRYCDMIRTMMEKKNLISGLSTIIEENVTLKGESRRELEKARRKKAVVARSM; from the exons atggaTTCTCTGACGACAAAGGTGGAGAAGAACATTCCCACCAATAACAAGAGGACTTGCGCCAACCCTTGTTGTTTCTTCTGCACCATGGAAGAGCCAAACTCGTCACTCAGGAGGGCTGGAGTAGCAAGCTTTTTCAAAGAAATGCCTCTCCAAGATGACCAACAACATGTTTTGGCATTGAGTGGCCTGTGGAATATTGCCATGACTCAACCAGATGATCCACTGTTCCCAGCACTTGGCATCTTTAATTGCATGTCAAGTTTGATCTCCAAAGGTGTCAACAACAGAGACTGGCTTCTTAGGgaccaaaatatttatatccCTTATTATGCAGCCCATGTTATTGGTTCTTACACCATGAACAAGGTCGAGTTTGCAGAGAAAGCCGTGAAGTCAGGAGTCATACCTCCATTGATGGAGCTCTTAAGAGGTAAGATCAGTTGGGTTGAGCAAAGGGTTGCGGTTCGAGCACTAGGTCACCTTGCAAGCTATGATAGAACCTTTGATGCAGTAGCAGTCTATGAAGAGGAGGTGGTCAAATTAGCTATGCAGTTGGCTTCCACTTGCCTTGATGTTGTGTATGTTAATTTTGTTGCGGTGAAGGATAGGAAGAAAAGATTGAAATATCACAGTGACTTGCTCACTAGAGGTGTAGGGGGATTAGAATTTGAGAACCAGAAGGCAGAGGAGTGGGCCTGCCAACTTCAATGCTGGTCTCTTTACCTTCTAAATTGCTTTGCTTGTAAAGAGAGGTCTTTGGATCTCATTTGTAATAAGCAAGAGTTCTTAATGGATTTGTGTAACATGTGGGGTGGATTGGTGAATCACAATTCTCCGGCTGGTGTTGGACTCATCAGAATCTTGTGCTACAGTAAAACCGGTAGAAAAAATATAGCTGAATGTAAACAAGTCATAGAGAATCTCTGCAATCTCTCGAGATCTTCAGATGATTGGCAGTATATGGGAATCGATTGCCTTCTGTTTCTTCTCAAAGATCCAGATACGAGGTACAAAGTCATTGAAACTGCTGCATTGTTTCTTATTGatttggttgaattaaatagcCTTCTCGATAGACCAAAAAATTTAGGAGAAGCAATCACAAGGGCTCTTCTTTTAGATTACAAACTAACTGAACAGAAATTTAAGAACAAGAAAGTTCAAAAAGCACTAGAAGAAATATGGGAACTTAAagtagaaagaagaaagagagagaagatgatgatgatgtctGAAGAAAAAGTTGAAGAAATGAGGGTTTTGGTGGGTTTGATAAAACAAGAAGCAAAGCATTTGTTTTGGCTGGGAGAAATAGAAGAAGCTGCAATGAAGTATACTGAAGCATTAGGGGCGTGCCCGTCAAGGCCGAAAAATGAGAGAATGGTTCTCTATAGCAATAGAGCTCAGTGTCATTTGTTGCTTCGAGAACCAGATGCTGCCATTAGTGATGCAACTCGAGCTCTTTGCCTTTCGAATCCTCCAAACTCTCACTGTAAAAGCCTGTGGAGAAGATCACAGGCTTATGACATGAAAGGTTTGGGTAGAGAAAGCTTAATGGACTGCATCATGTTCATCAATGGCTGTATCAGATCAGAGACAACCAGCAAACGCGTTAAGATTCCGTACTATGCAGCACGTATGATCAGCAAGCATATGAATGCCTTGTGGGTCTTTGGCGGTGCCCGGTCAAAGATTTTAAGCAGTCCAGTGAATAACGTGCAAGAATCGTATGGTGAGAATAAGAGCGGAATTGAAGAGCAGCGATATTGTGATATGATAAGGACGATGATGGAGAAGAAAAACTTGATTTCAG GCCTGTCCACTATTATTGAAGAAAATGTTACTCTAAAAGGAGAAAGTAGGAGAGAGCTGGAAAAggcaagaagaaagaaagccGTTGTTGCTCGATCTATGTAA